The following nucleotide sequence is from Callithrix jacchus isolate 240 chromosome 12, calJac240_pri, whole genome shotgun sequence.
gaggagcaagatgaaaaaaactcagaacctagcagaagacaagaaataactaagatcagagcagaactgaaggagatagagacacgaaaaacccttcaaaaaatcaacaaatccaagagctggtttttttgaaaagattaacaaaatagacagaccactagccagactgataaaaaagaaaagagagaacaaccaaatagatgcaataaaaaatgataaaggggaaatcaccacagattccacagaaattcagaccatcatcagagaatattacaaacaactctatgcacataaactagtaaatctggaagaaatggataaattactggacacctgtgtcctcccaagcctaaaccaggaggaagccaaaactatgaatagaccaataacaaggtctgaagtcgaggcagcaataaagagcctaccacacaaaaaagcccgggtccagatgggttcacagccgaattctaccagacacacaaagaggagctggtaccattccttctgaaactattccaaataatccaaaaagagggaatccttcccaaatcattctatgagaccaacatcatcctgataccaaaacccagcagaaactcaacaagaaaagaaaactccaggccaatatccatgatgaacatagatgcaaaaatcttcaataaaatactggcaagccgattgtaacagcaaatcaaaaaacttacccatcatgatcaagtaggattcatccggggatgcaaggctggttcaacatatgcaagtctataaacgtaattcaccacataaatgaaaccaaaaacaaaaaccacatgattatctcaattgatgcagagaaggcttttgacaaaattcaacagccctttatgctaaaaaccctcaataaactcggtattgatggaatgtatctcaaagtaataaaagctatttataacaaaccaacagccaatatcatactgaatgggcaaaaactggaagcgttccctttgaaatctggcactagacaaggatgccctctttcaccactcctattcaatatagtactggaagttctagccagagcgatcaggcaagaaaaagaaataaagcgtattcaaataggaaaggaggaagccaaattgtctctatttgcagacgacatgatagtatacctagaagaccccatcgcctcagtccaaaaaatcatgaaactgataagcaacttcagcaaagtctcaggatataaaatcaatgtgcaaaaatcacaagcattcctatacaccaataacagacttaaagagagccaaatgaagaatgaactgccattcacaattgctacaaagagaataaaatacctaggaataaaacttacaaggaacgtaagggacctcttcaaggaaaactacaaaccactgctcaatgaaataagagaggacacagatagagaaacatcccatgttcatggttaggaagaatcaatcttgaaaatgatcatactgcccaaactaatttacagactcaatggtatccccatcaagctaccattgactttcttcacagaactggaaaaaaacaccatgaacttcatattggaaccaaaagagagcccgcatagccaagtcaattctaagcaaaaagaacacagtgggaggcatcacactactggatttcaaactatactacaaggctacagtaatcaaaacagcatggtactggtaccaaaacagagatatagaccaatggaacagaacagaggcatcagaggcaacacaacatatctacaaccatacaatctttgataaacctgacaaaaacaagcaatggggaaaggattccctatttaataaatggtgttgggaaaactggctagccatgtgcagaaagcagaaactggacgccttcctgacaccttacactaaaattaactccagatggattaaagacttaaacataagacctggcaccataaaaaccctagaagaaaatctaggcaaaaccattcagaacataggagtaggcaaggacttcatgaccaaaacaccaaaagcattggcaacaaaagccaaaatagacaaatgggacctaatcaaactccacagcttctgcacggcaaaagaaacagtcactagagtgaatcagcaaccaacagaatgggaaaaatttttgcagtttatccatctgacaaagggctgatatccagaatgtacaaagaactcaaacagatttacagaaaaaaaacaaacaagctcatccaaaaatgggcaaaggatatgaacagacactttacaaaagaagccatacatgaagccaacaaacatatgaaaaaatgctcatcatcactggtcattagagaaaggcaaatcaaaaccacattgagataccatgtcacgccagttagaatggcgattatttaaaaatctggtgacaacagatgctggagaggatgtggagaaataggaacacttttacactgctggtgggagtgtaaattagttcaaccattgtggaagacagtgtggcgattcctcaaggccttagaaatagaaattccatttgactcagcaatcccattactaggtatgtatccaaagaattataaatcgttctactataagaacacatgcacacaaatgttcattgcagcactgtttacaatagcaaagacctggaactaaccaaaatgcccatcaatgatagactggactgagaaaatgtggcacatatacaccatggaatattatgcagcaatcaaaaatgatgagttcgtgtccttcgtagggacatggatgaatctggagaacatcattctcagcaaactgacacaagaacagaaaatgaaataccacatattctcactcataggcgggtgatgaacaatgagaacacatggacacagggaagtgagtactacacactggggtctattgggggaataggggagggacagcgggtgtggggggagctggggagggatagcatagggagaaatgccagatgtgggtgaaggggaggaaggcagcaaaacacactgccatgtgtgtacctatgcaactatcttgcatgttctgcacatgtaccccaaaacctaaaatgcaataaaaaaataataaaaatataaataaaaaaataaaaaaaagatgggatGGTAAACTGTGGGTATATTCTGGATGGCTCCAGGTAATTCATGTTTATTGCTGTTAATATCACACTTATCAACAAGTTTGCTATTGACAGCAGCCAGGAAGCAATATCTTGGCATTCTGTTGACCTCTGCTCATTCCAAAGGGTTGAATTTGTTTTCAGAGGTGACTTCTGCATCTCAGAGAATTTGGGTCAGTGCAAACATCTCTACACCAGCACCACCTGGCCTTCTTATAACACAATACTTGGGTTGAACTATCCACACTAAGCAGATGGTGAGGAGTGGGCAAGTATCAAGTCAACTCCCAACTCCATTGAACACAGCTAATTAATGAATTATAGAACTGAGCCTTGCTGACTATTTAGTTCAATGCACTCGTTTAATATCAGGACATCCAGATATCAGTTGAGTCACAGAGTGCCTGGTGGCTTACCCATGCCACACAGCTGGCTGAGATCAGAGCTGTAGGGAGAGCACTGATCTCCTTATTTCTCATTCAGAGAACTTTGTACCACATCATATAGCTAATCCTAAGCAATTTTTAGGGTCCAGAtaaatcatttttagttttttcagaCTGGCTTGAGTTTTCAGATGATGCTTTGGTATTCactattttatacatattaagGAAGTTATATAAACATTGGAAACAATGttttccttcccccctcccccccacacacCTCCAATTTCTAACTTTCCCTCAATTGGAAAGTTAACCCATTTTTTGGTTTATACTGATTATTTCATCAGAATTCACTGATATTTGGGAAAAATGCTACACTGCCCAGAATTACTGTCTTGGTCATAGAAACAATACTTCAAAATGCtcttccaattctgtgaaaaaagtcaatggtagcttgatggggaactgaatgtataaattactttgggcagtacggccattttcaggacattgattcttcctaaccaggcgcatggaatgtttttccatctgtttgtgtcctctcttatttccttgagcagtggtttatagttctccttgaagaggtccttcacatcccttgctagttgtattcctaggtattttattacctttgtaccaattgtgaatgggagttcactcatgatttggctctctgtctgtctgttattggtgtataggaatgcttgtgatttctgcacattgacaATTTTGAAAGTAActgtcaaacagcatcacatacTACAGAGAATTCTTTCATGAACGGAAGATTAAATTGAGGCAGGAAGCTtcactgttgttttattttgagacattgcCACAGTGACTCAACCTTTAATGACTACCACCCTGACctgtcagcagccatcaacatcgagGCCATACCTTCTACCCGCAAAAAGACGATGACTCCCCGAAGGAAGGCTCAGatgacagcattttatttttagcaataaagtatttttaaattgaaacaaaacaaaacaaaacaacatgctCTTAACTTGTATCTGTGGCCAATGGAGTTGTGTTGGAAACTGAGACAGGGTGAAGCCTCCTGCTAATGATGTTGCCTCTGCTTGGAAGCGAGCTGTGGCTCTGAAAGGGCTGATTGTGGAAAATCAACTGGCAAGCAGGAGCTAGAAAGGAAACTGGCCCTTCCTGGGGCAGCTGTAAGTTCCTGAGGACAAGTTCAGAGTCTTCCCAACCCTGTGAGGAGTTGCTGAGGACATGGTGTGATTAACTGAGGAATCCCTGTATGCTTCAGAGGCAGACAGTGAGTAAGTGCTTCATGCATCTTAATGGTGAATGTGCTGTTTCCCTAACAATCTCAGGGTAAGCTTGTTAGGGAAACAGGGCgacaccattttaaaatcagctccTTCTTAAAACTAGCAAGGCACATTCCTTGCCAGCCACAACCCATAGTGGTGAAATGTTTACGGCTGAGGAAACAGCTTAATAAAGCTTGCAAGGAGAAACTCCTACTACAATGAGATGTCCGGATGTCCTGATCTCTCTTAATAATACATGCTTTAAAGATGATTCTAGACATGTTGTGATATACTTTCacactaaaataccaaaaataacttTCTCTGAATCAACAAACTAATACATCTTGTCACGCTGTCAGCCCACCCTCATGTTGTCATAGCTTGACTTTTACATAGATAAGACTTTTGTATAAGAGAAACTTAAAGATGGTGCATTTCTCTGCTTGCTTTCTGAGGATGCCCTACTCTGCAACTGAGTAGCTTTCAATAAATGATCCCTTCTCAGTGCTCTCTgtgacttgccttgaatttcttCCTGCACGAGATCCAAGACCCTCTCTTGgtgtctggatcaggacccccaTTTTTGGCAACAAGATTTCtgtcttttggggaaaaaatttcctcatttcttctaGATGTCCCAAAATGCTTCACCTCATTTTTACACCTAGAACTCAAGTCTGACCTGTAAGagatttaggaggctgagggccCACGTCCCTGTGCAGCTCAGGGTCTGCTTGTCCCCCAGCTCCCATAGCCCACTGTTTAATGGGTACTTCAGTTTTTCACTGAATAACTTAGAATCAAGAAAATGGCTGGGCTGGGTAccgtgacttatgcctgtaatcgcagcactttgggaggccgaggtgggtagatcacctgaagtcaggagttcgagaccagcctggccaacatggtgaaacaccgtctctactaaaaaatacaaaaacaagccaggcacagtggcaggcacctgtaatcccagctactcaggaggctgaggcaggagaatcacttgaacccgggaggaggaggttgcagtgagccaaggtcatgccattacactccagcctgggtgacagagcaagactctgtctcagaaaaaaaaaaaaaaaaaaaagaagaagaaaatgttctaTGAGCAAGCCTACAATTTGGAGCAGTTCTCTGAGGTCATGGACAATGGCCAGCTGTGTTCTGTCTTGATTActgggaaaaagggaaggaaattggACTGACATGTCCAGGTTCTAGACAGGCTAAATGTGCTTTGAATTTGATGAAGTCTGTGCTAGCCATGGACGTGTGACAGAATGGCTATGAGATGCTGGCTGGTTGTGCGTGTGGCTCAGAGTAGGTGTGAGGGTCACTGGTGAAAACTTCAGACTTGACATCAGAACCGCACAATGAGCAAGGTCCCATGGCAGtgtctacgtgtgtgtgtgtgtgtgtgtgtgtgtgtgtgtgtgtttagaggaGGCAGTGTACAGGGAAGAGACTAGAAAACTCCCAGCTTCAAATTCTTTTCTTCCATGAGAACCCATTTTCATATCTTGTAGCAAACCTGGAAGGGTCAGCCCTTCTCTAAGCCACACTCCTTGTTGATGGCCAAGCATCTGGAAGAAACAAGAATTCCATCTTAATAAAGTCTGACTGCCCTAGTTGTTGTCTACTAGATATGCCACACTGGGGCGCAGACAAACCCTTGATAGGAGTAGCAACAGTGACCTCAGAGACATTTGGTACCTCCTCCTGACATGCCCTAAGGAATTGTGCATGCTACCGCCATGCCTGCCCTGTGGCTCCATTTGACTTAATGGGGAGGGTGTGGACTGCCTGGTTGCACTGAAGAGGAGGGTAGCAGAGAAATAAGGCTGGAAAGGGCTGGCTCTGCCTTCCACGGCAGAAGCTGGATGCCTGGGAAGGAAGTCAAGAGCATGAACTAGACCTCCAACTTTTAGATGTGGGCATACCGTTCTCTTCTTCAGTTGTGCAAGAGGCTTCTCCCAGCTCCAGGGACTCTGCTATTGGCTGCAGCAGTGGTTCCAGATATTCCCACTTCTTCGTCTTCATGCCTTTTGCAATGTGGCCTCTCATGAAGAGATAAAGTTCATTTACCCACCCTTGCATCTAGGCTGGCCTCAGGTCTTGCTTTGGACAACAGAAATGTGGGAAATAAGTAACAGTGTGCCAGTGATGAGCCTTGTTCTTAAGAGGCCTTGCAAACTTCCACCCATCCTCTTGGGCCCCACAATGACCCTGTGAACAAGCCTGGGCTAGCCTACTGGATGAAGAAAAATATGTGGCCCAGTCACCCCCATTGACCTAGTTCATAGTTGTCAGTTCCCAGAAGGAGAGCCAACTAATTTACCTGCAGTTAGCTACAGACACGTGAGGAGCCCAGGTGAGATCAGGAGAGGCGCCTAGCTGAGCCCACCTGAAATTGTTAACCCACaaaattacaagcaaaattggtggtggttgttttaagccactaaatttggggCAATTTGTTTCACGGAAATAGATAACAGACACACACCCCAGTGGGGGTAGGTTAGGAGAAGGCCTAGGCTGTTGCTGAGGGTGGGAGCAACAGCCaagagtcacctgaggtcaggagcctcAGTAGGTAGAGCCCTGAGGCCCTCCTCGAGACTGGGATGGGGAAGCCAGAGTCACAAAATAAGATGGGTTGGGAAGGAGCCTGGGGCACAGCTGGCAGGAATAATAAGGACCAGCACACGTGGTTACCCTgggcaataaataaaattttaataatgacaAGGAGTTGCTTTCCGCATGCGCTGTTTCCAGGGCTGCTGCTTTCGGGCTTTAGGTCTCGGCCACATCACTGAAGTGGACTTTCCTCGATATAAAATCCTGATTCATTAGCATTAAGTCACCAGGGAATTCCGATATGCAGAAAAGATTTCGGTTCGTTAGGCCTGTGATGGACCGTTCTGGTTTCTTTGCTGGGAGGAAGGATTTTCGATCATTTGCATggtatgttaaacatttttttggttCTCCTGACTGGAAAactacattcatttttatttctactttttttgtgtttttgccctctgcttcctctttctcAGCTTGCTTGGCTTCATCACAGTTATGGCTGTCATGGTTGCCTTCTTGTCTGGCCTTATTTTTTGCCATTGGACCCAGGCCCACTCCAGACAGAAATGAGGAGCATCTGAACTTCTCAATGTAGGGTAAAAGCTGACTATTTCTCTGAGCCTGAGCAAGCCTCATTCTCGCTATGTGCTTACTGACATTCACCTGCTCTCGTTGTGGCATTTGAAACTCCTCTGGGGGCACAATCACATTTGCTGTCCATATTTTTTCTAGGGGTCCACAATTAGCACGAGGAGAGGAATGTTCTTTTTGATACTCCGTTGCCCGTGTGTGGTCTGGAGACTGCTGCTGTAGTTTCTTGAGCATTCTCGATTCTTCCTCTTGCTTATAAGCCAAAAGCCTTCTTGCTGCTATAGTGTGAATGCCACCGAGACTCTGACAATGGAGAAAGAAGTTGTTAAAATCACAGTAGCACAGGGGCAGGCAGCACCCACAGACACAATTCGCTAGTAACTGCTTCTCCCTCCAGTGCAGAAAGTGTTTGAGCCCCTCTGTAGTGAAATACAGGGTGAACCTTTGGGGTCAGATAAGCTTGCGTTAAAATCCTGACTCTCCTCACCTACAATgaattcagaataattttattgaCTTTACAGAGTCATGGTGAAGTCTCGACAAGACAACGTATATGAAAGTGACCAGTGCAAGGTAGGAGCCGAAGAGATAACTGTTTTCATCATTTGTTATTACTTATATTTCTAATTGGAACTTGTCAATAAGGATATTTTGCTGTGCAAGAGTGGAAGCCACTAGCAGACTCACCAATGTGAGTTCACTGTTTGAGAGGTGTCTCTGTTACTGGTGGTTTCTGAACCTTTGGCTCCCCCTAGGTAAACCGGCTGGCTTCAGTGAGGCCTCTGTGTGAAAACTGCGGGACACTTACTAGGATCTCTTTTTCCAAGGGAGAGTATTTCCCGAAGGCAATCCGTGGGTCTGATCTGTAGAATTTGCTCCATGTCCTGGAAGAACAGAAGCAGGAGTATCAGAATCCTTGAGAAGTTCTTCCTACTTTTCCCTCCTGGAGTGGGAAGGCTCACAAAGGGTTATGCTACACTGtccaggctgaggctgcaatgagcagggGTTTCTGTAGCCACTGGGTGGGCTCCTCCACTTGGCTTCTTTCTGACATGGACAGATTAAAGCACAAGTCACACTTACCCCAACGGTGAAGCAGAGCTCATATTCTCTTGGAAACACATTGGGGCTTGATCCTGAAAGGAACAGCTGGCATTAAATACTCTGACTGGCTTTTCGTTCTTCCTTTCTTGGGCCATCGCATCACTAGCCCTCTGTTTTCCAATCTCCTGACAGTCGTTCTCCCATTCTCTGACTGAACTCCGGCAATAGGCTGGGAAGGAGATGTTCATGTCTGGAGTTTGTTTCTAAGACAAACTGATGGAAGCCCGAGGGTCAGTCACAAACAGTTCTCGCATCATAACTGGCTTACTTGGGCGCTATTGTGAGGTCTGAGTTCAAGACATCAAATGATGCCCCGGGGTGAAATGGACACATACTACCAGGCTCTTGGTGTGCTGGAGTCCAGAGGAAAATGGATAGAGAATGTGGCTGGGAGGCAATCTGACCGTGTCACTGCCATTGACAAACCCACAAGACTGCTCAGTTTTCACCAGAGGAAGACTCAGTCAACTAAAGTCTCTCTCTGGTTTTCACTTGTCTCTTCAGCCTTAGCTCCTCATGCTTGATCAACACCACACTACCCATCATTCTCAAAACAAGCACCTAAGCTGTTGTTCACAGTCCCCTCGTGTGCCGGATTCCTCTCTTATCCTTGGCAATTGCTTGTCTCTCAAGACCCAGCCTAATTGTTGCTTCCTCTGAATGTTGCAGACTAGATCACCCTTTGTCCATGTTCTCATGGcactgaaggcatcatgctatgGTGCTTTCTCATATACCGACTTGCTTGGTAAGTCAGGTTTCTTGGTAAATCAGTCTTTCCCTCTACTGAAAAAAGGTGCCAACAGCATCTTATTCTTTGGGAATGGTTTAGGGCAGATGCTCAGTTTGCTAACTCTTAAAGGTTTGGTCAAGAATGGCACTGGTGGGAACGGATATTGCCAAAACTCTATGgaaggcaatttggcaatatgtatcaaaaatataaatgcatttcaCCTGGTTATGTGTATGAAATAAATTATGCACAAGGTTGGTCAATGCACCCTTTTTTGAGGTGACAAACCTCATGGTTTGTTAAATATTCATTAACCAGGAATTGGTCAGAGAATTCTGGTTAGCCAAACAATGGAGTAACTATAGGAGTGAAAAAGATCAAGGAAGAAAGACCTCGTATGGAAATAACTCCAAGAAACATAATCAAACGCAAAAAGCAAGAGGCAAACATATTTAAATTCTACACTACCTTTTTGCATTGGCGAGGGAAAAAATAAGCACGTGTATATTTGTATTTGCCTAAAGAAAGTTTAGAATAACACAAATACTAATAACACAGTAGGTATTCAACAGATGAAGCAGTGGTGGGAATGAGCCATTTCGTGGTTTACATAATTATATTGTCTTGGATGTAGAACCACATGAATGTATTACatagttgaaaaaataaatttaaaaagtaaagaggcAGCTCATGGGAAAGGATTGCCATGTTGTCTCTGACAAACACAGGTCCTAAAGCTCCTTTGCCTTACCAGAAATCCACAGTGGATAGAGTTGGGCCAGTGCTCAGATTCGTGTAGGCATTAACTGCACAGATACTGTTCCAGTGGACACAGGAAAATTCAGTTACCTGGACCATCTGTGAGCCTGGCTACATCAGCAGAGGGCCTCTGAGCAGTGAAGAAAATGCCTTCTCCAGTGACTTCACTGGCTTTCCCACGTGTCCCACACTCAGCTGCTAGTTAAGAGTGACTGTGAACAGGCCATACAACACCTGGCACATCAagtgcattcaacaaatatttgtggaacaATCAATGGGATCGTTGGACTCTAATTGATGGAATATCACATACCCATTAAAAATTGAGTCTTTCACAGGAACCGAaatccaaacactgcatgttcttacacATAAGTGgatgtggaacaatgagaacatatggacacagggaggaacatcacacaccggggcctgtcagagggtgggaggctaggggagggatagcgttaggagaaatgcctaatgtagatgacagggtgatggatgcagcaaaccaccatggcacgtggaGACCTATGTAACCCACACGTTCTGCATATATACTGCAGAACTTAacagtgtaataataaaaaaaaattgagtctttaaaaaatttccaataATATGATGTAATGGGATACAAAAAAAAGCAGACTATAAAACTTATATAGGGTATAATTTGGatgctataaaaatacaaatatataagagggggaaaaaaaagactggaaggaaatacaCAGTGACCCTGAGGTTACTTCAGGCTACGGGCTTGTGGGGATGTTCCAGGACTGGTGATGCATCAGCAGCCTGGTCAGCTCCAGGTATTTAGAAGGAAAAGCTATGGCCCTGCCACAGCAGGCACGGGCAGGAAAAAGTGCTGTTGTCAGCGTCCAGCTCCTCCAGACTTCAGAGAAGAGGAGGGTGAGAAAGGACACACCTGGGAGGGGGTTGGTTACCATGGCGAGGAGGCTCTATGCTGTGGGCAAGTCCGGTTTTCTCACACCTGGTTGCACGAACTTCTGCTTTTAGCTCACTTCCTTCTCTCCTTGTCTTTCTCTCAGTTTCATTCCCGggccttttgcttttgtttccttgtAAAGATATTTTCCCCCAATTCCTTTTACATTATGTCTTATTCTTAACTTTTACCTGGTTTTGTCCCGACTTTTGTTCATAGGCATCAATCTCATCTCCTGGTTCATTTTCAAATTCTCCTCTTGAACTGCCTTTCACATCTGTCTTTTATCTTTTACTGCACGTTTACGTTCTTTGCCTTGTAGCCTTTatcttttaagaataaaagaataggaaacgatccaagatggccgatcgctaacatcccgggattgcagctctcagggaaggtgcggagaactagaggacgccacactttcagacaacttctggtcgctcacggagcaggagatcccccagtggaggaaacacacgggtggccagcgcgactctcgtggccggtgcagtggttccgccggcacctcggcgcagcagctctcagaGCAAAGTAAACAGATTCGGAGGACCAGcctgggtccccagcaggacaccagagcccggcgcagtggATGTGACGGAACCTCTGCGCGGGAgcgcttggcgcagagtaaacaagaccGGTTTCCCtgctgaccgaggtttggagccccgggaaggcagagtcgcctactaaggacacaagaaggaagcccgacaggagaatcctgggcagaaaagcaccatcagttttaacgccgctgctctggccctggggactaacaacctggacgtccactcaagagacctaatctgaaagttggtaatttcaaagagacaggaggataaatttacaatgacgggaagaaaccagcgtaaaaaagctgagaatactcaaagtcagaacgcctctccctctaaagatgatcacagttccacatcaacaatggaacaaggcttgatggagaacgagcgcatcccaatgacagaatcattcttcaaggaatggataataagaaacttcggtgagttaaaagaccatgttgtagcccaacgtaaagaaactaggaactttgaaaaaaggtttgatgaaatcctattgagaatagacaacttagagaggagtatgagtgaattaatggaactaaagaatacaatacaggaactccgagaagtatgcacaggtttaaacactcgaattgttcaagcagaagaagggatatcagaggtcaaagtccaacttaatgaaataaaatgtgaagaaaagattagagaaaaaaggataaaaaggaatgagcaaagtctccaagaaatgtgggactatgtgaaaagaccaaatttacgttggataggtgtacctgaatgtgacagagagaatgaatccaagctggaaaatacccttcagga
It contains:
- the C12H10orf120 gene encoding uncharacterized protein C10orf120 homolog isoform X2 produces the protein MNISFPAYCRSSVREWENDCQEIGKQRASDAMAQERKNEKPVRVFNASCSFQDQAPMCFQENMSSASPLGTWSKFYRSDPRIAFGKYSPLEKEILSLGGIHTIAARRLLAYKQEEESRMLKKLQQQSPDHTRATEYQKEHSSPRANCGPLEKIWTANVIVPPEEFQMPQREQQRNQNGPSQA
- the C12H10orf120 gene encoding uncharacterized protein C10orf120 homolog isoform X1 — protein: MNISFPAYCRSSVREWENDCQEIGKQRASDAMAQERKNEKPVRVFNASCSFQDQAPMCFQENMSSASPLGTWSKFYRSDPRIAFGKYSPLEKEILSLGGIHTIAARRLLAYKQEEESRMLKKLQQQSPDHTRATEYQKEHSSPRANCGPLEKIWTANVIVPPEEFQMPQREQVNVSKHIARMRLAQAQRNSQLLPYIEKFRCSSFLSGVGLGPMAKNKARQEGNHDSHNCDEAKQAEKEEAEGKNTKKVEIKMNVVFQSGEPKKCLTYHANDRKSFLPAKKPERSITGLTNRNLFCISEFPGDLMLMNQDFISRKVHFSDVAET